The following coding sequences are from one Pseudonocardia sp. EC080619-01 window:
- a CDS encoding AI-2E family transporter codes for MTTSAAEAPAAAPPAGAASQVPPETGGAVAQPSMPRALVILLGLAAATIAAAGMQAVAWLIGPAFMALIIVIAVAPVQGFLRRHNWPGWATTLVVVLLVYAILLGLALGIVYSVARLATELPQYAGSATALVNRATAGLAAMGIGPEQLQQAAGSLDLGKLAGLLGALLSSVAGLATNFVFLLALLLFLGVESSGAGDRLAAIAADRPATSAALARFAWGTRQYLIVTTVFGLIVAVLDWVALLMLGIPLAATWGLLAFVTNYIPNVGFVIGVIPPALLGLLTGGPELMIIVIVVFCAINFVVQSIIQPRFIGDAVGLSVTVTFVALVFWAWLLGPLGAILAVPLTLLAKAMLVDIDPSARWADALLRSKPKGEPDTPPGEPPEEEHHGRLHRLRRRRKATDPDTDGAAVLRAGDTGNGPVPPVPG; via the coding sequence ATGACGACTTCGGCAGCCGAGGCCCCGGCCGCTGCTCCGCCGGCCGGCGCCGCGTCGCAGGTCCCCCCGGAGACCGGCGGCGCGGTGGCTCAGCCGAGCATGCCGCGGGCGCTGGTCATCCTCCTCGGCCTCGCGGCGGCGACCATCGCCGCGGCGGGCATGCAGGCGGTCGCCTGGCTGATCGGCCCCGCCTTCATGGCGCTGATCATCGTCATCGCGGTCGCACCGGTGCAGGGCTTCCTGCGGCGGCACAACTGGCCCGGCTGGGCGACGACCCTCGTGGTGGTCCTGCTGGTCTACGCGATCCTCCTCGGGCTGGCCCTCGGGATCGTCTACTCGGTGGCCCGGCTGGCGACCGAGCTCCCCCAGTACGCCGGATCGGCCACCGCCCTCGTGAACCGGGCGACGGCGGGCCTGGCCGCGATGGGCATCGGTCCCGAGCAGCTGCAACAGGCCGCCGGTTCGCTGGACCTCGGCAAGCTGGCCGGCCTGCTCGGTGCCCTGCTGAGCAGCGTGGCCGGTCTGGCGACCAACTTCGTGTTCCTGCTCGCACTGCTGCTGTTCCTCGGGGTCGAGTCGAGCGGGGCCGGTGACCGCCTCGCCGCGATCGCCGCCGACCGTCCCGCCACCAGCGCGGCCCTGGCCCGCTTCGCGTGGGGCACCCGGCAGTACCTGATCGTCACGACGGTCTTCGGGCTCATCGTCGCGGTGCTCGACTGGGTCGCGCTGCTGATGCTGGGCATCCCGCTGGCGGCGACCTGGGGCCTGCTGGCGTTCGTCACGAACTACATCCCGAACGTCGGCTTCGTCATCGGGGTGATCCCGCCGGCGCTGCTCGGGCTGCTGACCGGCGGTCCCGAGCTGATGATCATCGTGATCGTCGTCTTCTGCGCCATCAACTTCGTCGTCCAGTCGATCATCCAGCCGCGGTTCATCGGCGACGCCGTCGGGCTGTCGGTGACGGTGACGTTCGTGGCCCTGGTGTTCTGGGCCTGGTTGCTCGGACCGCTCGGGGCGATCCTCGCGGTCCCGCTGACGCTGCTGGCCAAGGCCATGCTCGTGGACATCGATCCGAGCGCCCGCTGGGCCGACGCCCTGCTCCGGTCGAAGCCGAAGGGCGAACCGGACACGCCGCCCGGCGAGCCCCCCGAGGAGGAGCACCACGGCCGGCTGCACCGCCTGCGACGGCGGCGGAAGGCGACCGACCCGGACACCGACGGTGCGGCCGTCCTCCGGGCGGGCGACACCGGGAACGGCCCGGTACCCCCGGTCCCGGGCTGA
- a CDS encoding potassium channel family protein: MTSGGTSSPSARRALVVAILSSTASIVLLVAVYYLAPLDRPLNLATGAMFASGLAVYGWLVVAQVRAVGRSDFPRLRAAKAVATGFPLFLVLYASAYCIVAHERPDSFNQVLDRTDALYFTVTVFATVGFGDIVPTTSLTRILVTTQMILGLIVVGLVARLLLGAVERAEDGHGPRTSDGGPAADPPPGTRGTG; encoded by the coding sequence ATGACGAGTGGTGGCACGTCCAGCCCCTCGGCCCGCCGGGCGCTGGTGGTCGCGATACTGAGCTCCACGGCCTCGATCGTGCTGCTCGTCGCCGTCTACTACCTGGCCCCGCTCGACCGCCCGTTGAACCTCGCGACCGGGGCCATGTTCGCGAGCGGCCTCGCCGTCTACGGCTGGCTGGTCGTCGCCCAGGTGCGGGCGGTCGGCCGGTCGGACTTCCCCCGGCTGCGCGCCGCGAAGGCCGTCGCCACGGGCTTCCCGCTCTTCCTGGTGCTCTACGCCTCCGCCTACTGCATCGTCGCCCACGAACGTCCGGACAGCTTCAACCAGGTGCTCGACCGGACCGACGCGCTCTACTTCACGGTGACCGTCTTCGCCACCGTCGGGTTCGGCGACATCGTGCCGACGACGAGCCTCACGCGGATCCTCGTGACGACCCAGATGATCCTCGGGCTGATCGTCGTCGGGCTGGTCGCCCGGCTCCTCCTGGGGGCCGTCGAGCGGGCCGAGGACGGCCACGGACCGCGCACGTCCGACGGCGGTCCGGCGGCCGATCCGCCGCCCGGCACGCGCGGTACCGGCTGA
- a CDS encoding LuxR C-terminal-related transcriptional regulator produces the protein MPHVPPEAVLRAALDRELDRGAAADLTLVSAPAGYGKTLLLAAWARDDPTVDTAWVTVDRDDNKPSRLWASVVAAIAGCPSVPPDSRLRAPWAWRPGALPELVADLAAALAALPGPLRLVLDDVHELVDPDAVHGVRILTRVKPPNVHLVLASRFDPPLSLPRLRLGGRVRELRADDLAFTRREAAALLEQSGLHLTPSQVEVLHTRTGGWVAGLRLAALGLEKAPDRTAFLAQFSGDDRSVGDYLVGEILSGLPDDVREFLRVISICNPVPTGLAAELSGLDDAGSVLDRLEHRTSLLSTAGQHPAVYRIQELLRTHLAADLERQGERRVADLHAVAARWWAGQDAPGAALEHAVLTGDPALVVELLHRFAVPLLLRGDLRPLRRALSFAGTDACGPRLSLASALGHLTDGDLPAARDDLDAARRSPPDGDDPVELGVLRAVAEQFGAGEPGTAPDPLPAGAPQPGDPQPGHPQPDDPLPGDPGTAALARLSRGRALLGDDREGAHAELDAALSLGRRHGFDHLRAVSLALLGVVAAGDGDLPTTRAVCREALILADDHGWGGTALPTTARALLSYAELMACETADAERIAAEGLTEGAGSASPAVRFALQAVHGAATFDLGDRARGLTELQRARADFGTHGIGAEQAAALAMLECRLALLLGHPAAAQSALAWAAQRTGDCGELVTMRAWTESAGRHRGRARALVRPVLDGSVPVLLPATVVDAWLLETSIAMAADERLAARHALQTALAWAGPLGTIRPFAVAEPGVHELLVHQLGSFGSHNEIARRALDAGLGRTPQQALLSDREITVLELLPSLLSLDDIAADLTVSVNTVKSHVRSIYAKLGVSNRRLAVVAAHERGLIDSGHR, from the coding sequence GTGCCGCACGTCCCTCCCGAGGCCGTGCTGCGCGCCGCGCTGGACCGCGAGCTCGACCGGGGCGCCGCGGCCGACCTCACCCTGGTCTCCGCCCCGGCCGGGTACGGCAAGACGTTGCTGCTCGCGGCCTGGGCACGGGACGACCCGACGGTCGACACGGCCTGGGTCACCGTCGACCGGGACGACAACAAGCCGAGCCGGCTGTGGGCGTCGGTCGTGGCGGCGATCGCGGGCTGCCCGTCGGTACCCCCGGACAGCCGTCTGCGAGCCCCGTGGGCATGGCGGCCGGGAGCCCTGCCCGAGCTCGTCGCCGATCTCGCCGCAGCGCTGGCCGCCCTCCCGGGCCCGCTCCGCCTGGTCCTCGACGACGTCCACGAGCTCGTCGACCCGGACGCCGTGCACGGCGTCCGGATCCTCACCCGGGTGAAGCCGCCGAACGTCCATCTCGTCCTCGCGAGCCGGTTCGACCCACCGCTGTCGCTGCCCCGGCTGCGTCTGGGCGGCCGGGTCCGGGAGCTGCGTGCCGACGACCTGGCCTTCACCCGCCGCGAGGCGGCGGCCCTGCTGGAGCAGTCGGGCCTGCACCTGACCCCGTCCCAGGTCGAGGTGCTCCACACCCGGACCGGCGGGTGGGTCGCGGGGCTGCGGCTCGCCGCGCTCGGCCTCGAGAAGGCCCCCGACCGGACGGCGTTCCTGGCCCAGTTCTCCGGGGACGACCGCTCGGTGGGCGACTACCTCGTCGGCGAGATCCTCTCCGGCCTGCCCGACGACGTGCGCGAGTTCCTACGGGTGATCAGCATCTGCAACCCGGTCCCGACCGGGCTCGCCGCCGAGCTGTCCGGCCTGGACGACGCCGGCAGCGTGCTCGACCGGCTCGAACACCGGACCTCGCTGCTCTCCACCGCCGGGCAACACCCCGCCGTGTACCGGATCCAGGAGCTCCTGCGCACCCATCTGGCCGCCGACCTGGAGCGCCAGGGCGAGCGCCGGGTCGCGGACCTGCATGCGGTGGCCGCGCGCTGGTGGGCCGGTCAGGACGCCCCCGGCGCCGCCCTGGAGCACGCCGTCCTGACCGGTGACCCCGCGCTCGTCGTCGAGCTGCTGCACCGGTTCGCCGTGCCGCTGCTGCTCCGCGGGGACCTCCGCCCGCTGCGCCGAGCGCTCTCGTTCGCGGGCACCGACGCGTGCGGCCCGCGGCTCTCGCTCGCCTCGGCACTCGGGCACCTCACCGACGGCGACCTGCCCGCCGCCCGCGACGACCTGGACGCGGCCCGGCGCAGCCCTCCCGACGGCGACGACCCCGTGGAGCTCGGCGTCCTCCGCGCGGTCGCCGAGCAGTTCGGCGCCGGGGAGCCCGGCACGGCCCCGGACCCGCTCCCCGCCGGCGCCCCGCAACCCGGCGACCCACAGCCCGGCCACCCGCAGCCCGACGACCCGCTGCCCGGTGACCCCGGCACGGCGGCGCTGGCCCGGCTCAGCCGTGGCCGGGCCCTGCTGGGCGACGACCGCGAGGGGGCGCACGCCGAGCTGGACGCCGCACTGTCACTCGGCCGCCGGCACGGCTTCGACCACCTGCGGGCGGTGTCGCTGGCCCTGCTCGGTGTCGTCGCGGCCGGCGACGGCGACCTGCCCACGACGCGGGCGGTGTGCCGGGAGGCCCTGATCCTCGCCGACGACCACGGGTGGGGCGGCACGGCGCTGCCCACGACGGCCCGGGCGCTGCTGTCCTACGCCGAGCTCATGGCCTGCGAGACCGCGGACGCCGAGCGCATCGCCGCCGAGGGGCTCACCGAGGGAGCGGGCTCGGCGTCGCCCGCGGTCCGGTTCGCGTTGCAGGCGGTCCACGGCGCCGCCACCTTCGACCTCGGGGACCGCGCGCGGGGCCTGACGGAGCTGCAGCGGGCCCGTGCCGACTTCGGCACCCACGGCATCGGGGCCGAGCAGGCCGCGGCGCTCGCGATGCTGGAGTGCCGGCTGGCGCTCCTGCTCGGGCACCCGGCCGCCGCGCAGAGCGCGCTCGCGTGGGCGGCGCAACGGACCGGCGACTGCGGCGAGCTCGTGACGATGCGCGCCTGGACCGAGTCGGCCGGCCGCCACCGGGGGCGGGCGCGGGCCCTGGTCCGGCCCGTCCTCGACGGGTCGGTCCCGGTCCTGCTGCCCGCCACCGTGGTGGACGCCTGGCTCCTGGAGACCTCGATCGCGATGGCGGCCGACGAGCGGCTCGCCGCGCGGCACGCACTGCAGACCGCGCTCGCCTGGGCCGGACCGCTCGGCACGATCCGCCCGTTCGCCGTCGCCGAACCGGGTGTCCACGAGCTGCTGGTCCATCAGCTCGGCAGCTTCGGCAGCCACAACGAGATCGCGAGGCGCGCGCTCGACGCGGGTCTCGGCCGGACGCCGCAGCAGGCGTTGCTGAGCGACCGGGAGATCACGGTCCTCGAGCTGCTGCCCTCCCTGCTCTCGCTCGACGACATCGCCGCGGACCTCACCGTCTCGGTGAACACGGTCAAGAGCCACGTGCGGTCGATCTACGCGAAGCTCGGGGTGAGCAACCGCAGGCTCGCGGTGGTCGCGGCGCACGAGCGCGGCCTGATCGACAGCGGGCACCGCTGA
- a CDS encoding 2,4'-dihydroxyacetophenone dioxygenase family protein, protein MSTPIEDAVKPYDGPRLYGMVDDMITPGALDLDCDERLWVPQGEHSPGVEFRPLMFQPGEGKFVNLLRVRRQGVVSRHRHAGAVQAFTLRGRWHYLEYDWWSEEGSFAFEPPGDVHTLEVPSDCQEMITLFITTGAYIYVDADFGMLGIEDVFSKIDKTREHYRDVGLDVALVDDLIR, encoded by the coding sequence GTGTCCACACCGATCGAGGACGCGGTCAAGCCCTACGACGGGCCGAGGCTCTACGGGATGGTCGACGACATGATCACCCCGGGTGCGCTCGACCTGGACTGCGACGAACGACTCTGGGTCCCGCAGGGCGAGCACTCGCCCGGGGTCGAGTTCCGGCCGCTGATGTTCCAGCCCGGGGAGGGCAAGTTCGTCAACCTGCTGCGCGTGCGCCGCCAGGGCGTCGTCTCCCGCCACCGGCACGCGGGTGCGGTGCAGGCGTTCACGCTGCGCGGGCGCTGGCACTACCTGGAGTACGACTGGTGGTCCGAGGAGGGCAGCTTCGCCTTCGAGCCCCCCGGCGACGTGCACACCCTCGAGGTGCCGTCCGACTGCCAGGAGATGATCACCCTCTTCATCACGACGGGTGCCTACATCTACGTGGACGCGGACTTCGGGATGCTCGGCATCGAGGACGTCTTCAGCAAGATCGACAAGACCCGCGAGCACTACCGCGACGTCGGTCTCGACGTCGCGCTCGTGGACGACCTGATCCGCTGA
- a CDS encoding MFS transporter, with the protein MSTDHSPTAPPPRQSSVKVIKGAVLGTIVEYYDFGIYGYMAALLSVQFFASEDPNTALLETFAAFAVAFFLRIPGGLFFGHIGDRYGRRTALTWTLLLMAGSTLLIGLLPTYATLGIWATMLLILCRCLQGFSAGGEVGGANVFVSEHAPTRWRGFQTALVMGGMYLGSLAASLTGLAISSLFTEQQAIDWAWRLPFLLSAVIGIIGFYIRNNLHDSPEFTALKEEQQVSSLPITTLLRTSWKTIAHLVALYGLSAGGFYTASVYTATYLRTTAGFSSTVAFVSTSLALVLGILTLPVGGYLADRFGRRPVLLAGSGAGLVLAIPMFQLMQLGSVGLAMLAQSVCFVCVSVFNSALFVTFSERMPTRVRYTGVALVTNIANSTMGGTAPFIATFLVATTANPLSPSWFYAATALLSLVAALFLRETRGIDLAGVGTGPARTAAGAGRGASC; encoded by the coding sequence GTGTCCACTGACCACTCCCCCACCGCGCCCCCGCCACGCCAGTCGAGCGTCAAGGTCATCAAGGGTGCCGTGCTCGGCACGATCGTCGAGTACTACGACTTCGGCATCTACGGCTACATGGCCGCCCTGCTGAGCGTGCAGTTCTTCGCCTCCGAGGACCCCAACACCGCGCTGCTGGAGACGTTCGCCGCCTTCGCGGTGGCGTTCTTCCTGCGCATCCCCGGCGGCCTGTTCTTCGGGCACATCGGCGACCGCTACGGCCGCCGCACCGCGCTCACCTGGACGCTGCTGCTGATGGCGGGATCGACGCTGCTCATCGGGCTGCTCCCGACCTACGCGACGCTCGGCATCTGGGCGACGATGCTGCTGATCCTCTGCCGCTGCCTGCAGGGCTTCTCCGCCGGTGGCGAGGTGGGCGGGGCGAACGTGTTCGTCTCCGAGCACGCCCCCACCCGGTGGCGCGGCTTCCAGACCGCCCTGGTCATGGGCGGCATGTACCTGGGTTCGCTGGCGGCGTCGCTGACGGGCCTCGCGATCAGCTCGCTGTTCACCGAGCAGCAGGCGATCGACTGGGCCTGGCGGCTCCCGTTCCTGCTGAGCGCCGTCATCGGGATCATCGGCTTCTACATCCGCAACAACCTGCACGACTCCCCCGAGTTCACCGCGCTCAAGGAGGAGCAGCAGGTCAGCAGCCTGCCGATCACGACGCTGCTGCGGACGTCGTGGAAGACGATCGCACACCTCGTGGCCCTCTACGGGCTGTCCGCCGGTGGCTTCTACACCGCGTCCGTCTACACCGCCACCTACCTGCGGACGACCGCCGGGTTCTCCTCGACCGTGGCCTTCGTCAGCACGAGCCTCGCGCTGGTCCTCGGCATCCTCACCCTGCCGGTCGGCGGCTACCTCGCGGACCGGTTCGGCCGCCGCCCGGTCCTTCTGGCCGGTTCGGGCGCGGGCCTGGTCCTGGCGATCCCGATGTTCCAGCTCATGCAGCTCGGCTCGGTCGGGCTCGCGATGCTCGCCCAGTCGGTCTGCTTCGTCTGCGTGTCGGTCTTCAACAGCGCGCTGTTCGTGACCTTCTCCGAGAGGATGCCGACCCGGGTGCGGTACACCGGCGTCGCCCTGGTCACCAACATCGCGAACTCGACGATGGGCGGCACCGCGCCCTTCATCGCGACCTTCCTTGTCGCGACCACCGCGAACCCGCTCTCACCGTCCTGGTTCTACGCGGCGACCGCACTGCTCTCGCTGGTGGCGGCACTGTTCCTGCGGGAGACCCGCGGCATCGACCTCGCCGGCGTCGGGACCGGCCCGGCGCGCACCGCGGCCGGGGCAGGCCGGGGTGCGTCGTGCTGA
- a CDS encoding SDR family NAD(P)-dependent oxidoreductase, which produces MLSATGIAGRSALVTGAASGIGRATVLALARDGVRVVAVDRQPVDEVCAAVAARGGTAVGAVADVADDASVAAAVDRAVTGFGGLDIAVHCAGVVSETAIADLERPEWDRQLDVNLTGSYVVSRTVLPHLVTAGAGRLVLFSSIAARVGGVNSGAAYVASKGGVGALGKWLARRYGGDGVTVNMIAPGPVDSPMTHGRDYAPEGYPVPRMGTPDELAAAVVFLVSDAAAWITGHTLDVNGGIFMN; this is translated from the coding sequence GTGCTGAGCGCGACCGGGATCGCGGGCCGGAGCGCCCTGGTCACCGGCGCGGCCTCGGGCATCGGTCGGGCGACGGTGCTGGCACTCGCGCGCGACGGCGTGCGCGTCGTCGCCGTCGACCGGCAGCCGGTCGACGAGGTGTGCGCCGCCGTCGCCGCCCGGGGCGGGACCGCCGTCGGCGCCGTCGCCGACGTCGCCGACGACGCGTCGGTCGCGGCCGCCGTCGACCGCGCGGTCACCGGGTTCGGTGGCCTCGACATCGCCGTGCACTGCGCCGGGGTCGTGTCGGAGACCGCGATCGCGGACCTGGAACGCCCGGAGTGGGACCGACAGCTGGACGTCAACCTGACCGGCTCCTACGTCGTCTCCCGGACGGTCCTGCCGCACCTGGTGACGGCCGGGGCGGGCCGGCTGGTGCTGTTCTCCTCGATCGCCGCCCGGGTCGGCGGCGTCAACTCCGGGGCCGCCTACGTGGCGTCCAAGGGCGGGGTCGGGGCGCTCGGCAAGTGGCTGGCCCGCCGGTACGGGGGCGACGGCGTCACCGTGAACATGATCGCGCCGGGCCCCGTGGACTCGCCGATGACCCACGGCCGGGACTACGCGCCGGAGGGCTATCCCGTCCCGCGGATGGGCACGCCCGACGAGCTCGCCGCCGCCGTCGTCTTCCTGGTGTCCGACGCCGCCGCCTGGATCACCGGGCACACGCTCGACGTCAACGGCGGCATCTTCATGAACTGA
- a CDS encoding SDR family NAD(P)-dependent oxidoreductase, whose amino-acid sequence MGWALVTGGATGIGAATVELLATGGTDVVCAGIDERAAAGLAAELEGKGLPGRVRPARVDVSDVASVRALFAGLDEAGILPEQLVNCAGLNRRERAQDVLEESWTTVVDVNLHGTFEVCRAFADRLVAAGRPGRIVNITSMLAHYGAPGFASYAASKGGVLALTRTLAVEWAPHGIRVNAVSPGYVATPLAASLLVSGRFAEEIRARTPMGRIGSVEDVAPVIRFLLGDDSRFVTGQVIPVDGGITAGDLRLGPTGLQ is encoded by the coding sequence ATGGGATGGGCCCTGGTGACCGGCGGTGCGACCGGTATCGGTGCGGCCACGGTGGAACTGCTGGCGACGGGCGGGACCGACGTCGTCTGCGCGGGCATCGACGAGCGGGCCGCGGCCGGGCTGGCGGCGGAACTGGAGGGGAAGGGGCTCCCCGGACGGGTGCGGCCGGCCCGCGTCGACGTCAGCGACGTGGCCTCGGTCCGGGCGTTGTTCGCCGGGCTCGACGAGGCGGGGATCCTGCCGGAACAGCTCGTCAACTGCGCCGGGCTCAACCGCCGCGAGCGGGCGCAGGACGTCCTCGAGGAGAGCTGGACGACCGTCGTCGACGTCAACCTCCACGGAACGTTCGAGGTGTGCCGTGCGTTCGCGGACCGGCTGGTCGCGGCGGGCCGTCCCGGGCGGATCGTGAACATCACCTCGATGCTGGCGCACTACGGGGCACCGGGTTTCGCCTCGTACGCCGCGTCGAAGGGCGGTGTGCTGGCGCTGACGCGGACCCTCGCCGTGGAGTGGGCCCCGCACGGGATCCGGGTCAACGCCGTGAGCCCCGGCTACGTCGCGACCCCGCTCGCCGCGTCGCTGCTCGTCTCGGGCCGGTTCGCCGAGGAGATCAGGGCGCGGACGCCGATGGGCCGGATCGGGTCGGTCGAGGACGTCGCGCCGGTGATCCGGTTCCTGCTCGGCGACGACTCGCGGTTCGTGACCGGCCAGGTCATCCCGGTCGACGGGGGGATCACCGCGGGGGACCTGCGGCTCGGCCCGACCGGCCTGCAGTGA
- a CDS encoding LacI family DNA-binding transcriptional regulator, which translates to MADGRRRVTIADIAARAGVSKAAVSYALNGVPGVSPAVRQQILDIAAELRFRPNRIAQDLRAGTAKVIGILLDNIENPVYTEIAGAAVSAAAERGYEVFVSHLGTASDRKTEVALSHVDRNISGLILTSVTVEDIPLLASLRERGVACVQAYRGLTEVPNDWVGIDDRAAARELAAQVLAGGRRSVAILSGVRESVVARNRVAGFREALAERGIEPVNPDDVWGPLTREAGVTRARDVLDRHPGTDLLLCASDVIAVGAWDHAREAGLSVPGDLAITGFDGTGIASAGPLQLSTVNAPRRVMGECAATMLIDRIEGADGPPIRRMLPYEIVLRDSTGEGGAPAARPARAGRAAT; encoded by the coding sequence GTGGCGGACGGCAGGCGGCGGGTGACGATCGCGGACATCGCCGCCCGGGCCGGGGTGTCTAAGGCCGCCGTCTCCTACGCGCTGAACGGTGTGCCCGGCGTCAGCCCGGCCGTGCGCCAGCAGATCCTCGACATCGCCGCCGAGCTGCGGTTCCGTCCCAACCGGATCGCCCAGGACCTCCGCGCCGGGACGGCCAAGGTCATCGGGATCCTGCTCGACAACATCGAGAACCCGGTCTACACCGAGATCGCCGGCGCCGCCGTGTCCGCCGCCGCCGAGCGGGGCTACGAGGTCTTCGTCTCCCACCTCGGCACGGCCTCGGACCGCAAGACCGAGGTCGCGCTCTCGCACGTGGACCGCAACATCAGCGGACTGATCCTCACCTCGGTGACGGTCGAGGACATCCCGCTGCTCGCCTCGCTGCGCGAGCGCGGCGTCGCCTGCGTCCAGGCCTACCGGGGGCTGACCGAGGTGCCGAACGACTGGGTCGGCATCGACGACCGGGCCGCCGCCCGCGAGCTCGCCGCGCAGGTGCTCGCCGGCGGGCGGCGTTCGGTCGCGATCCTCAGCGGTGTCCGGGAGTCCGTGGTGGCGCGGAACCGCGTCGCCGGGTTCCGGGAGGCGCTGGCGGAGCGCGGCATCGAGCCCGTCAACCCGGACGACGTCTGGGGGCCGCTGACCCGCGAGGCCGGCGTCACCCGCGCCCGGGACGTGCTCGACCGGCACCCCGGCACCGACCTCCTGCTCTGCGCCAGCGACGTGATCGCCGTCGGTGCCTGGGACCACGCCCGGGAGGCGGGGCTGTCCGTACCCGGCGACCTCGCGATCACCGGCTTCGACGGCACCGGCATCGCCAGCGCCGGACCGCTGCAGCTGAGCACGGTGAACGCGCCGCGCCGGGTCATGGGGGAGTGCGCGGCGACGATGCTGATCGACCGGATCGAGGGGGCCGACGGCCCGCCGATCCGGCGGATGCTGCCCTACGAGATCGTCCTGCGGGACTCCACCGGGGAGGGCGGCGCCCCGGCGGCCCGCCCGGCCCGGGCGGGCCGGGCGGCCACCTGA
- a CDS encoding helix-turn-helix domain-containing protein, whose amino-acid sequence MAEVDAAANVEAFLQSVSELLAQPVGPDAGGADPAADNAENRAIVRARARLARSRAEALGERLEDLGRRHADFLAVHRHDAPQRSAAHHRAVGMLMGMFGLTGKQAGELLAMLSWQQDRPPEALARRMVTECERGGDPANVLRDGGVTGRHSVPLVVRRAVAFIERHAHEDITSDHIATAAGVGRRRLQHAFREHCGVSPTRYLRRVRLAHAHRELLAADPTRGDTVGAIADAWQLPHHGRFAVEYRAAYGVTPATTLHR is encoded by the coding sequence GTGGCCGAGGTCGACGCCGCCGCGAACGTCGAGGCCTTCCTGCAGTCGGTGTCCGAGCTGCTCGCGCAGCCCGTGGGCCCCGACGCCGGAGGGGCCGACCCCGCGGCGGACAACGCTGAGAACCGGGCGATCGTCCGCGCCCGCGCACGGCTGGCCCGCAGCCGTGCCGAGGCGCTCGGGGAGCGCCTCGAGGACCTCGGGCGGCGCCACGCCGACTTCCTCGCCGTCCACCGGCACGACGCCCCCCAGCGTTCCGCGGCGCACCACCGGGCCGTCGGGATGCTGATGGGGATGTTCGGGCTGACCGGGAAGCAGGCCGGGGAGCTGCTGGCCATGCTGAGCTGGCAGCAGGACCGTCCGCCGGAGGCACTCGCCCGGCGGATGGTCACCGAGTGCGAACGCGGCGGCGACCCGGCGAACGTGCTCCGCGACGGCGGCGTGACCGGCAGGCACAGCGTGCCGCTGGTCGTCCGGCGGGCGGTCGCCTTCATCGAACGGCACGCCCACGAGGACATCACCAGCGACCACATCGCCACCGCGGCCGGTGTCGGCCGCCGCCGGCTGCAGCACGCGTTCCGGGAGCACTGCGGCGTGAGCCCGACCCGGTACCTGCGCCGGGTCCGCCTCGCCCACGCACACCGTGAGCTCCTCGCCGCCGACCCGACCCGCGGTGACACCGTCGGGGCGATCGCCGACGCCTGGCAGCTGCCGCACCACGGCCGTTTCGCCGTCGAGTACCGGGCGGCGTACGGGGTCACGCCGGCGACGACCCTGCACCGCTGA